CAGGCCGACAACCAGCAGGTAAACGGCCACCGCCAGTGGTAGGAGAATGAGCGCCACAGCCGCAGGGCCCGGCAGGACAGGCAAGAGGGGATTGACAGCTGAGTCGACTCCGCCATTTGTCATACCCGTTGTCACCGTGGCCGAGGTGGTGGTACCCACTGCGGATGCCGCCACCAAGCCCATCCACAAGCTGCCCACAAGGCCGCCCGGAAACAGCACCGTACCCATGATCTTCTCCCACGTTTTCCAGCGCGTGCCCAGCCACAATCCGGCTACTCCGAACAGCCAGCCGATTCCCGCCAAGAACCCACCAAAGGGGAGGAGGATGCAGGTGGCCACCACCCACACGGTTGAGGACTGGTAACCAGGGGCCGCCGGTGGAGTGTTGTTTGGGTACTGGAAGGTGCCAGGAACAGAAGCGGCGTTGGGAAAGTGGCTGCCCGAAGAGTATGGACCCGAAGCGTAGGGGCTGGATGCCGCGGGCCCGGGACCGTCCATGCCGGCTCCTGTCAGCCCGGCAGCGATGTCGTCGGGGCTGCCCAGTCCGGCCAGGATTTCGCTGGTGGATTGTCCTCCTCGCTCCAGGGCCTCCGCAATGTGCTCGCGAACTCCGAACAGGACTTCCTCCGACTGGTCTGTGGGCAGCTGTGCCAGCCTCGCCTCCAGTGCTGCCAGATAGTCGTGGACCGCGGACTCATCGGTGTGGTGATTCATTGCTGTCCCCTTGGTGTGGATTTGAGCGTGTTGACTTGAGCGTGTCGCTGACGGATGCACTGAAGGATTCCCAGACGTCGGCAAACGAAGTCAGGGAATCCTGCCCCTCGGCCGTCAACGTATAGTAGCGGCGGGGTGCGCCCTGGCTGGATTCACGCCAGCTCGTCTCCACCTGGCCATTGCGGCGCAACCTTGCCAACAATGGGTACAGTGTCCCCTCGCTGGTGAGGAGGCCGCGCTGTTGCAGGCCGTTGGCGATGTCCAGTCCGTACATTTCACCGGCTCCGATCATGGCCAAGACGCAGTACTCCAAGACCCCCTTG
This genomic interval from Arthrobacter sp. PAMC 25486 contains the following:
- a CDS encoding PadR family transcriptional regulator; translation: MVPNDAVSTNLRKGVLEYCVLAMIGAGEMYGLDIANGLQQRGLLTSEGTLYPLLARLRRNGQVETSWRESSQGAPRRYYTLTAEGQDSLTSFADVWESFSASVSDTLKSTRSNPHQGDSNESPHR